From a single Miscanthus floridulus cultivar M001 chromosome 8, ASM1932011v1, whole genome shotgun sequence genomic region:
- the LOC136471437 gene encoding UDP-glycosyltransferase 73E1-like: MTPTKEAAAAMPAPPPPPHFVIVPLVAQGHTIPMVDLARLLAERGARASLVTTPLNGARLRGVAEQAVRTKLSLEIVELQLPTDTDGGLPPGIENVDQVTDNGHFIPLFNTVQKLAGPLEAYLRALALRPSCIISDWCNAWTAGVARSLGIPRLFFHGPSCFYSLCDLNGIDHGLRELTAAADDQERFVVPGMPVHVEVTKATAPGFFNSPGWEALWTECVEAMRTADGAVVNTFVDIEGQFVSCYEAALGKPVWTLGPLCLSNRDVDAMALRGDTSSGGVQLQSVVAAWLDTKDTDSVVFVSFGSLARKLPKQLFEVGHGLEDSGRPFLWVVKEAEVAAAPEVQEWLGALEARTAGRGLVVRGWAPQLAILSHRAVGGFVTHCGWNSLLESVAHGVPVVTWPHFSDQFLNERLVVDVLGVGAPVGVTAPVMVFDDENVAVARGDIVRAVSALMGEGEEADERRRKVKEYGEKAHVAMEKGGSSYENLTQLIESFRQCGGRKG, from the coding sequence ATGACGCCCACCAAGGAAGCCGCTGCTGCTATGccagcgccaccaccgccacctcacTTCGTCATCGTCCCCCTCGTGGCGCAGGGCCACACCATCCCCATGGTCGACCTCGCCCGCCTCCTGGCGGAGCGCGGCGCGCGCGCAAGCTTGGTGACGACACCGCTGAACGGCGCACGGCTGCGTGGCGTCGCCGAGCAGGCCGTGCGCACTAAGCTGTCCCTCGAGATCGTCGAGCTCCAGCTGCCGACGGACACCGACGGCGGCCTGCCCCCGGGCATCGAGAACGTGGACCAGGTCACGGACAACGGACACTTCATCCCCTTGTTCAACACCGTGCAGAAGCTCGCCGGCCCGCTGGAAGCGTACCTACGAGCACTGGCGCTGCGCCCGAGCTGCATCATCTCCGACTGGTGCAACGCGTGGACGGCCGGCGTGGCCAGAAGCCTCGGCATCCCTCGCCTCTTCTTCCACGGGCCGTCGTGTTTCTACTCTCTCTGCGACCTCAACGGCATCGATCACGGGTTACGCGAGCTGACCGCGGCGGCTGACGACCAGGAGAGGTTCGTCGTGCCAGGCATGCCGGTGCACGTGGAGGTGACCAAGGCCACGGCGCCGGGCTTCTTTAACTCGCCGGGGTGGGAGGCGCTCTGGACGGAGTGCGTGGAGGCCATGCGCACGGCCGACGGCGCGGTGGTGAACACGTTCGTGGACATCGAGGGCCAGTTCGTGTCGTGCTACGAGGCGGCGCTCGGCAAACCCGTGTGGACGCTTGGCCCGCTCTGCCTCTCCAACCGGGACGTCGATGCCATGGCGTTGCGCGGGGACACGTCGTCGGGCGGCGTCCAGCTGCAGAGCGTGGTGGCCGCCTGGCTCGACACGAAGGACACGGACTCCGTCGTGTTCGTCAGCTTTGGCAGCCTGGCGCGGAAGCTCCCGAAGCAGCTGTTCGAGGTCGGCCACGGCCTCGAGGACTCCGGCAGGCCGTTCCTCTGGGTGGTGAAGGAGGCCGAGGTGGCCGCGGCGCCGGAGGTGCAGGAGTGGCTGGGGGCGctagaggcgcgcacggcggggcGCGGCCTCGTGGTGCGTGGCTGGGCGCCGCAGCTCGCCATCCTGTCCCACCGCGCCGTGGGCGGGTTCGTCACCCACTGCGGCTGGAACTCGCTGCTGGAGTCCGTGGCGCACGGCGTGCCCGTGGTGACTTGGCCGCACTTCTCCGACCAGTTCCTGAACGAGCGGCTGGTGGTGGACGTGCTCGGCGTCGGCGCGCCCGTCGGCGTCACGGCGCCCGTGATGGTGTTCGACGACGAGAACGTAGCCGTGGCGCGTGGGGACATCGTGCGGGCGGTGTCGGCGCTGATGGGCGAAGGGGAGGAGGCGGACGAGAGGAGGAGGAAGGTCAAGGAGTACGGGGAGAAAGCTCATGTGGCCATGGAGAAAGGAGGGTCCTCGTATGAGAACCTGACGCAGCTGATTGAGAGCTTCAGGCAATGTGGAGGCAGAAAAGGTTAG